The genomic interval CTGGGCCGCGTGCTCTTCTTCGATCGCCGGCTTTCGGCCAACGACGCCGTGTCGTGCGCGTCGTGCCACGTGCAGGCGGCGGGGTTCTCCGACACCGCCCGGGTCAGCCGCGGGTTCCGGGGCGAAACCACCGGCCGCCACTCGATGGGGCTGACGAACGCGCGCTTCTACCGGACCGGCCGGTTCTTCTGGGACGAGCGCGCCGGCAGCCTCGAGGCGCAGGTCCTTCAGCCCATCCAGGACGGCAAGGAGATGGGGATGACGCTGCAGAACCTGGTGTGGAAGCTCCAGGTGACGCCCTACTACCCCGCCCTCTTCCAGGCCGCGTTCGGCTCGGCGGGGATCGATTCCACCCGCGTGGCACGCGCCCTGGCGCAGTACGTCCGTTCGCTGACCTCCACCGACTCGCGGTTCGACCGGGCCTTCGCCGGAACGGGCGACTCGAACGACTTCGCCAGCTTCACCCCCGAGGAACGCCAGGGGCACCAGTTGTTCCTGTCCAGCGGGTGCGCGGGGTGCCATGCCACGAACGCGCACGTCACCGACGCGCCGCAGAACATCGGGCTGGATGCGGTGACGAGCGACCTGGGCGCCGGGGGCGGACGCTTCAAGTCTCCCTCGCTGCGAAACGTGGCCGTCCGCGGCCGCTTCATGCACGACGGCCGCTTCACCTCGCTGCACCAGGTGGTGAGCTTCTACGACACCGGAGTCCAGCCCAACCCCGACCTGGACCCGGGGCTGCGCGGCCCCGACGGGAAGCCCCGCCGCCTGAACCTCACGCCCGCACAGCGGAACGCGCTCGTCGCCTACCTGGAAACGCTGACGGACCACACCCAGCTCACGGCGCAGCGGTTCTCGGACCCGTTCCCCCGCTGACCCACGCGCCGTCAGCCTGGCCGATCGACCCGCACGAAAACGAAGCCGCCGCCCCGGGTCCCGGGGCGGCGGCTTCGTAGTCTCGCGGGGGTGGGTCAGGGTCGGGCGGCGCCCTGCCCCGCCGTCACCAGCGCCTCCAGGCGTTCCATGCGGGCCCGCATCTCCGCGAGTTCCCGCGCCTGGGCCGCGTTCTGCGCCTCCAGCGCCTCGATCCGCTGCTGCTGGGCGGTGGTGCGGGCCTCCAGCGCCTGCGCGGCGGCCAGCGCCACGCCGTCCGCGTCGACCGTGCTGATCACCTTGTCGTCGTCGCCCAAGCCGAACGCGGCGCGGAAGTCCTGCGCCATGGGCCCGATGTGGCGGACATCCGTGTTCTCGGTCCGGTAGCTCCAGCTCGTGATGGGCATGGCGCGCAGCCGGCCGAGCACGTCCTCGCCCGAGACGGCCGCGAACAGGTGCTTGCGGTTCACGTCCGAGGCGTTGGTCCAGGTGCCGTTGGTGTGCAGGTAGGCGCCGGTGCTGGTGCTGATCACCGCATTGCTCTGGTTCCAGTTGCTCGCCGCGGAGCCGGACTGGAACGTAACGCCGGTGCTCCGGTTGCTGCTGGTGTAGATCCGGAAGCCGTTGGCCACCCGCCACATCGCCGAGTTCGTGACTTCGGCGTGAATGGTGTCCGTGGTCGTGGACCGGTCGCCGAAGACGAAGGTGCCCAGGCGAGGAGCCCCGGCGCTGGTGCTGCTGCTGGCCTTGTAGCCAAGCACCACCGAATACGCGCCCGTCGCCGTCACGTCCTCGCCCATGGCCACGGTGCCGGTGTTGGCCGCCACCGCACGAAGCCCCACGGCCATGGCGTTGTCGCCCAGGGCGCGGACGTTCTGGCCGAACGCCGTGGAGTACAGCCCGATATTGGCGTCGTCCCACTGGGTGCCGTCGATGCCGCCGGCGCGGATCGCGCCCTTGCCGGGGTACCAGAACATCCGGGTGCCGGAGCCCGACACCGGCGCACCGTTGGAGGCGCCGGAATCGTAGGTGCCGCCGAAGAAGGCGGTGCCGTTGCGGTTCACCCGGAAGAGGCTCGAGTCGCCCTTGCTGACGGCGAACGCCGAGTCGGTGGGGCTCTGGGCGTGGGCGGGCTGAGAAAGCAGCGCCAGGGCGGCGACCGCG from Longimicrobium sp. carries:
- a CDS encoding cytochrome-c peroxidase, translating into MPNSFLVRAPLLALLLLAACDGPSTGVEAAPEVRTQVSTQGAEVGTPFEFDATLGGTAFRGSGLTYTLTFAPGGGGLQGSDGRISGTPAEPGVVIVTLTATGTTGAQATQTFPLVIFSRGLAAPQLPGAPFRYSDQGVPLPAHYLASALGGTVVATDNTPAGNPITDAGAALGRVLFFDRRLSANDAVSCASCHVQAAGFSDTARVSRGFRGETTGRHSMGLTNARFYRTGRFFWDERAGSLEAQVLQPIQDGKEMGMTLQNLVWKLQVTPYYPALFQAAFGSAGIDSTRVARALAQYVRSLTSTDSRFDRAFAGTGDSNDFASFTPEERQGHQLFLSSGCAGCHATNAHVTDAPQNIGLDAVTSDLGAGGGRFKSPSLRNVAVRGRFMHDGRFTSLHQVVSFYDTGVQPNPDLDPGLRGPDGKPRRLNLTPAQRNALVAYLETLTDHTQLTAQRFSDPFPR
- a CDS encoding tail fiber domain-containing protein; its protein translation is MTKLLRLSLAVAALALLSQPAHAQSPTDSAFAVSKGDSSLFRVNRNGTAFFGGTYDSGASNGAPVSGSGTRMFWYPGKGAIRAGGIDGTQWDDANIGLYSTAFGQNVRALGDNAMAVGLRAVAANTGTVAMGEDVTATGAYSVVLGYKASSSTSAGAPRLGTFVFGDRSTTTDTIHAEVTNSAMWRVANGFRIYTSSNRSTGVTFQSGSAASNWNQSNAVISTSTGAYLHTNGTWTNASDVNRKHLFAAVSGEDVLGRLRAMPITSWSYRTENTDVRHIGPMAQDFRAAFGLGDDDKVISTVDADGVALAAAQALEARTTAQQQRIEALEAQNAAQARELAEMRARMERLEALVTAGQGAARP